aaaacttcgatcgagacaattaatcctaagcaattaaccaagttgtccggcatgtcattggtccctcgacgcttcgtctgattcttcggcgcatcgtcctctcctgcggcctattgcccaatcggccagttgactccgcaactccgatatccttggcacaataaccgctcttcttggcccgatgcccgagtccacggcccgaagccttctgtcgatacgtcgaccgatccaccggcccgacgtccaatcttctgacatgttcctccggtacaacatgatgttcctgctttaattgtctcatcctgatcaaagcatcctgcgtcactcaaaacacatattaaatcataaacatatatcaagtagtttcatcatcaaaatacgagattcaacaggagctCCTCGCCTGGATGAGTGGTGAGAGGcgctccgtcttcgcacctgcacacaggtcgggtcgggagactcgacttgacccctccgacgatcaagttagtagaTAGTCTTAGGGGGTTTTAGTTATTTTTCCTCCTCCTCACTTTCCTTGGAgcacgagggtttttatagtgaaggttaccattgcctgatgtgcccgcttgcagggagcaggatcgtactcctggtaatgtctgacatcgacgttggcgtggcgtgaaagaccaagcctgagcaggatgttaatgtacCTCGGTCGCCGTTCCGGTCTGTGTTGACCAGGTGCTATCAGGTTAACAGAGGTGCAAGGCATCATCTGGGGCAACTgacgtcaacccgagtcttatcgtcATTATTCCTCCTCCTCATTCACTGTGTTATTTTCGGTACCGACCCATTTAATTTCGTGAGAGTTCattcaaataaatattaaatatttattttgggtttgatatgattttttgataTCTGGATAATCTATCGAGCATGAGAATTAACGAAATTAAATCTATGAACCTTATCCATTGTTAACGCTGCTTGCATTTGTATGGTTAGATTGTCTACCAATGGAAAACCAAAAAGAAGGTTGAGTTTGTAAATGGGTGAATTCCTAGAAAaaccttagatttttttttcattgatgcatctttttattatttttattagtgtttcaattttttttaattcgaAAACACCCTCGATATGATAGGCTAAAAAGATTTCTGACCGATGTTAGATCGGTCCATAGGAAAAAAAGGGGACCTCATAACGCTGGCAAAGTCGAAAGTCTTCTTCATCGTGATGTCGTGAGCGGTGACGAAACCAATCCTTATCGAGGACGCCACTTGCAAAGCTCAGAAAGCAACAACTTGATTCCATTGGCCGGCATGGTTTCTTATCTTTGCTGCTTGCTTCTACATGTCCGGTCACTCTCTTTTCCTGCCACTCATCGGTATATAGTGATCGTTAGGAGGAGCAACCTACTGATAGCAtataagattttctcaattatatgaggaaatctttctattttgttaagggaaatcctctaatctgttgagggaaatcctccctctgaTAAATAGGAGAGACACATTTAATAGCTTCTTCACTTGCCATAGCACCTCCAAATGAATTATGGAGAAGGAATGGGCGACGGGGGGCGACGGGAGCTGCAACAAGAAGCACATAATTCTCGTCCATGGCGCTTGCCATGGAGCATGGTCTTGGCACAAGGTGACGACCCAGTTGAGGTCCGCTGGGTACCAGGTTACGGTGCCCGACCTTGCGGCCTCCGGCGTCGACGAGCGGCGGTTCCAGGACCTGCGATCGTTCATCCACTACTCCCAGCCGCTCCTGGACATATTGGCCTGCCTCCCCCCTGGTGAGAGGGTCATTCTGGTAGGCCACAGCCTCGGAGGCCTCAACATAGCTCTGGCTATGGACAGGTTCCCTGAGAAGATCGCCGCCGCCGTCTTCGTCACCGCCTTGATGCCGGATTCAGTCAACCCGCCCTCCTACGTCATGGACAAGGTATCGCTGTTCGAATTCTGATGCACATTTCAGACCTGTTCTTATAATTTTATTGACTGGCGTGCTTTCCTGTAcagcttaaaaaggaaaaaaccaTGTTATTTTGGAGCGACACACAATTTGGCTTGGTCGGGGACGAAGATAAAGGTCCCGTTTCCTTGCTATTGGGCCCCAAATTCTTATCCAAGCTTTACACACGTAGCCCACCCGAGGTACGTATGCATGCACAACCATTCATCTTCTGCGAGTCATGCTACTGTCAGGGCTGAACAACAGTTGTGAAACCATGAAATGGTTTTTAAGGATCTGACGCTGGCGAGGACCCTCATGaggccttcttccttcttccttgaaGACCTCGGGTCCATGCCTCCCTTCTCCGAGTCGGGTTACGGATCGGTCGAGAAGGTCTACGTCGTGTGCGCTCAGGATGAGATCGCCAGCGAAGGGTTTCAGCGCTGGATGATCGAGAACAACCCAGTGAAAGAGGTGAGAGAGCTGGAGGACGCTGACCATATGCCCATGTTCTCAACCCCGAAGCAGCTGTTTCAGTGCCTCTCGGATGTTGCCGATGCCTATGCTTGATCCTCCCGGGTTTTACTATTACAAGCCACCGAATACTGTGGCCATAGTAAAGAAGATGAATTGTACGTGCGTTGCTGCTATGATCGATTCATTAatatgttaataaaaaatattaaaatatcaaaaataataaaaataatgaatttaaaactaatttatcTAACTATAAAGTCAAtagtaatataataatattaatatttatatatttttagaatataaaatttaaaagtattTAAGATACATAGAAATAAATTTGAAAGGCCTATATGAtcagtatttttttaatttttaagttttaaaaaatagtTTATTTACTAATTTTGACACTTAAAAAGTTAAATTTATACAGAAAATATCagaaaaaacataaatagatgGATAACTCCTAGTATCACATTTTTTTGTTTGACTTTTTTTTCTCCATGTTTGACT
The DNA window shown above is from Musa acuminata AAA Group cultivar baxijiao chromosome BXJ2-4, Cavendish_Baxijiao_AAA, whole genome shotgun sequence and carries:
- the LOC135609466 gene encoding methylesterase 3-like, with the translated sequence MEKEWATGGDGSCNKKHIILVHGACHGAWSWHKVTTQLRSAGYQVTVPDLAASGVDERRFQDLRSFIHYSQPLLDILACLPPGERVILVGHSLGGLNIALAMDRFPEKIAAAVFVTALMPDSVNPPSYVMDKLKKEKTMLFWSDTQFGLVGDEDKGPVSLLLGPKFLSKLYTRSPPEDLTLARTLMRPSSFFLEDLGSMPPFSESGYGSVEKVYVVCAQDEIASEGFQRWMIENNPVKEVRELEDADHMPMFSTPKQLFQCLSDVADAYA